Proteins from a genomic interval of Crassostrea angulata isolate pt1a10 chromosome 7, ASM2561291v2, whole genome shotgun sequence:
- the LOC128156549 gene encoding heat shock 70 kDa protein 12B-like, whose amino-acid sequence MSTSSKLLVAAIDFGTTYSGYAFSFKHEYDTDPLKVCSNNWAAGSRSLVSLKTPTCVLFDKDKVFDSFGYEAEDKYSELAEEEEHQEWYFFRRFKMSLFNKKERLSEDVKIKSTDGKEMKAIDVFSAAINFLRGHLLDTLEKRATGVRETDIQWVLTVPAIWDDAAKQFMRVAAEKAGIAKEQLLIALEPEAASLYCKHLPVERLQAEGGAQGFVAFSKGSKYLVLDCGGGTVDITVHEVQVDLTLKELYKASGGAWGGTQVDEAYKQMLIKIVGAPTMRKFAEEHTADHVDMYREFETKKRAITGDTKGKVTIKIPISLVEMFQEDTEEDIKDTIENTKFSGKINWVGDKCRITAEVFKGLFEVASNNIVAHVTDLLKKHEISNTNNIIMVGGFSESPILQHIIKQAFPHMRVIIPPEAGLAVLKGAVLFGHKPATISSRVAKFTYGVATTMNFNPNIHPPEKKKKYGNQIKCIDIFSKHVEKGQQLKVNEVQSENTYNPVEDEQTSMCFQVYTSTELNPAYVTDEGCEKIGEMEVAMPDTSGGRNRSVMCEMIFGGTELEVKATIKRNGQVTKAKFNFLGSPGKSSS is encoded by the exons ATGTCAACTTCAAGTAAACTTCTAGTGGCAGCCATTGACTTTGGAACCACATACAGTGGCTACGCTTTTTCATTCAAACACGAATATGACACCGATCCCCTGAAAGTCTGTTCAAACAACTGGGCCGCGGGTTCCAGAAGCCTGGTGTCACTAAAAACCCCGACCTGCGTCTTGTTTGACAAGGACAAGGTGTTTGATTCCTTTGGCTATGAAGCTGAAGATAAATATTCAGAGCTAGCAGAGGAGGAGGAGCACCAGGAGTGGTACTTTTTCAGACGGTTTAAGATGTCCCTATTTAACAAAAAG gaACGGCTTTCAGAGGATGTGAAGATAAAATCCACAGACGGGAAGGAAATGAAGGCAATCGATGTCTTCTCTGCAGCCATCAATTTCTTGAGGGGCCATTTGCTTGACACTCTAGAAAAACGAGCGACGGGGGTGAGGGAGACAGACATACAGTGGGTCCTCACAGTCCCCGCTATCTGGGACGACGCTGCCAAGCAGTTCATGAGGGTAGCCGCAGAAAAA GCTGGTATTGCAAAGGAACAGCTACTCATTGCCCTGGAGCCTGAGGCAGCTTCCTTATACTGTAAACATCTTCCGGTGGAGAGACTTCAAGCAGAGGGTGGGGCCCAGGGGTTTGTGGCCTTCTCTAAAGGCAGCAAATATCTAGTCCTGGACTGTGGAG GAGGGACAGTAGACATCACCGTCCATGAAGTTCAGGTAGACCTGACCCTCAAAGAGCTGTACAAGGCCAGTGGAGGGGCCTGGGGAGGGACGCAGGTGGACGAGGCCTACAAGCAAATGCTGATCAAAATCGTCGGCGCCCCCACTATGAGAAAGTTTGCTGAAGAACACACAGCAGACCACGTGGACATGTACCGAGAATTCGAAACGAAGAAACGGGCCATCACTGGAGACACCAAGGGAAAAGTCACCATCAAAATTCCCATTTCTCTTGTGGAAATGTTTCAGGAAGATACTGAAGAAGATATTAAAGACACaattgaaaatacaaaattttcaggGAAGATAAATTGGGTAGGAGACAAATGTCGCATCACTGCAGAAGTCTTTAAAGGTTTATTTGAAGTTGCCAGTAATAATATTGTTGCTCACGTTACAGACTTGTTAAAGAAACACGAGATTTCCAATACAAATAATATCATCATGGTGGGAGGGTTTTCAGAGTCACCCATTTTACAACATATAATCAAACAGGCCTTCCCACACATGAGAGTAATTATTCCCCCCGAAGCTGGACTAGCTGTGCTGAAAGGAGCAGTATTATTTGGACACAAACCTGCCACAATATCGTCTCGTGTTGCTAAATTCACATACGGAGTGGCAACAACCATGAACTTTAATCCTAATATTCACCCACCagagaagaaaaagaaatatggaAACCAAATCAAATGTATAGACATTTTCTCGAAACATGTCGAAAAAGGACAGCAGTTGAAAGTCAATGAGGTGCAGAGTGAGAATACTTACAATCCGGTGGAGGATGAGCAGACGTCTATGTGCTTTCAGGTTTACACATCGACAGAGTTAAACCCAGCCTACGTCACGGATGAAGGATGCGAGAAGATTGGAGAGATGGAGGTCGCCATGCCTGACACGTCAGGCGGACGCAACAGAAGTGTCATGTGTGAAATGATTTTCGGTGGCACAGAACTGGAAGTCAAGGCTACTATCAAAAGAAATGGCCAAGTCACTAAAGCAAAATTCAATTTCCTTGGTTCTCCGGGAAAGAGTTCTTCGTGA